A genomic segment from Pseudomonas mendocina encodes:
- a CDS encoding LysR family transcriptional regulator, whose product MRRIDFVTLKLFVAIADERSLTRAAEREHLALAAVSKRVSDLENQLGIALLYRQPKGVELTPAGHALLHHARNMMDNLEQLNADLSEFSEGVKGHVRIHANTSAVIEFLPEDLASFSRLHPQVKIDLEERVSSETIRAVREGLTDIGIFAGHVPAEDLQVFTYRHDQLVLVTPREHPLAERDGLFLREAVGFDFIGLQQDASLHSLLQHSAHSQGVALRLRIQVRSFEAICRMIHTGMGVGVLPDLAVRTYLPALDVRVIPLHDPWARRELKVAVRNQDNLSLTAKQMLDHLRNSGATEGYSALPS is encoded by the coding sequence ATGCGCCGCATCGATTTCGTCACCCTCAAGCTGTTCGTCGCCATCGCCGATGAGCGCAGCCTGACCCGCGCTGCCGAGCGCGAACACTTGGCCCTGGCGGCGGTGAGCAAGCGCGTCAGCGACCTGGAAAACCAGCTCGGCATCGCGCTGCTCTATCGCCAGCCCAAGGGCGTCGAACTGACTCCGGCCGGCCATGCATTGCTGCACCACGCGCGCAACATGATGGACAACCTCGAACAGCTCAACGCCGACCTCAGTGAGTTCAGTGAAGGGGTCAAGGGCCATGTGCGCATTCACGCCAACACCTCGGCGGTGATCGAATTTCTGCCCGAGGACCTGGCCAGCTTCAGTCGCCTGCACCCGCAGGTGAAGATCGACCTGGAAGAGCGGGTCAGCAGCGAGACCATCCGCGCCGTGCGCGAGGGGCTGACCGATATCGGCATCTTCGCCGGGCATGTGCCGGCCGAGGATCTGCAGGTTTTCACCTACCGTCACGATCAGTTGGTGCTGGTCACCCCGCGCGAGCATCCCCTGGCCGAACGCGACGGCCTGTTCCTGCGCGAGGCGGTGGGCTTCGATTTCATCGGCCTGCAGCAGGACGCTTCCCTGCACAGCCTGCTGCAGCACTCGGCGCACAGCCAGGGCGTGGCCTTGCGCCTGCGCATTCAGGTACGCAGCTTCGAGGCCATTTGCCGGATGATCCATACCGGCATGGGTGTTGGCGTGTTGCCGGATCTGGCAGTGCGTACCTACCTGCCGGCGCTCGATGTGCGGGTGATCCCGCTGCACGATCCCTGGGCTCGGCGTGAGCTCAAGGTGGCGGTACGTAATCAGGACAACCTTTCGCTGACCGCGAAGCAGATGCTCGATCACCTGCGAAACAGTGGCGCGACAGAGGGATATTCAGCGCTGCCTTCGTGA
- a CDS encoding CaiB/BaiF CoA transferase family protein: MTQHNTSNMALQGLKVIEMGQLIAGPFASKLLGEFGADVIKIEPPGVGDPLRKWRKIKDGTSLWWHVQSRNKRSLTLDLKQAEAQDIVRKLVAEADVLVENFRPGTLEGWGLGYDALKAINPRLIMLRISGYGQTGPYRDLPGFGVIGEAMGGLRHLSGYPGQAPVRVGISIGDSLSSLYGVIGVLLALQERARSGEGQEIDVALYESVFAMMESLIPEYDAFGYVREPAGSALPGITPSNSYPCNDGSYVLIAGNGDSIYKRLMSLIGREDLGNDPRLAQNDGRSQHAELIDGAIAEWTAQRSRDEVIEALKGARVPAGYPYTAADIVQDPHYLARQMIEQVQTSVGPLKVPGVLPKLSRTPGRIGTGGPQLGEHNDDILAGLGLSAEQVAGLRERGII, encoded by the coding sequence ATGACTCAACACAACACCAGCAACATGGCCCTGCAGGGGCTCAAGGTGATCGAGATGGGCCAGCTCATCGCCGGTCCCTTCGCCAGCAAGCTGCTCGGCGAATTCGGCGCTGACGTGATCAAGATCGAGCCGCCGGGCGTCGGCGACCCGCTGCGCAAATGGCGCAAGATCAAGGACGGCACCTCGCTCTGGTGGCACGTGCAGTCACGCAACAAGCGCTCGCTGACCCTCGACCTGAAACAGGCCGAAGCCCAGGACATCGTGCGCAAGCTGGTGGCCGAGGCCGACGTGCTGGTGGAGAACTTCCGCCCTGGCACGCTGGAAGGCTGGGGCCTGGGTTATGACGCGCTGAAGGCGATCAACCCGCGACTGATCATGCTGCGCATCTCCGGCTATGGGCAGACCGGCCCCTACCGCGACCTGCCCGGTTTCGGCGTGATCGGCGAAGCCATGGGCGGCCTGCGCCACCTCTCCGGCTACCCCGGCCAGGCGCCGGTGCGCGTCGGTATCAGCATCGGCGATTCGCTGTCCTCGCTGTACGGCGTGATCGGCGTGCTGCTGGCCCTGCAGGAGCGCGCACGTAGCGGCGAAGGCCAGGAAATCGACGTGGCACTGTACGAGTCGGTGTTCGCCATGATGGAAAGCCTGATCCCCGAATACGACGCCTTCGGCTACGTCCGCGAGCCGGCCGGCAGCGCCCTGCCCGGCATCACGCCGTCCAATTCCTACCCGTGCAACGACGGCAGCTACGTGCTGATCGCCGGCAATGGCGACAGCATCTACAAGCGCCTGATGAGCCTGATTGGTCGCGAGGACCTGGGTAACGACCCGCGCCTGGCGCAGAACGACGGACGCAGCCAGCACGCCGAACTGATCGACGGCGCCATCGCCGAGTGGACTGCCCAGCGCAGCCGCGACGAGGTGATCGAAGCACTCAAGGGCGCGCGCGTGCCGGCCGGCTATCCCTACACCGCCGCCGACATCGTGCAGGACCCGCACTACCTGGCGCGACAGATGATCGAGCAGGTGCAGACCAGCGTCGGCCCGCTCAAGGTGCCGGGCGTGCTGCCCAAGCTCAGCCGCACACCGGGGCGTATCGGCACCGGCGGCCCGCAGCTCGGTGAGCACAATGACGACATCCTCGCCGGGCTTGGCCTGAGCGCGGAACAGGTCGCTGGCCTGCGCGAGCGCGGGATCATCTAA
- a CDS encoding hydroxymethylglutaryl-CoA lyase, with product MSKRLYIQDVATRDGFQIEASFIPTEDKIALIDRLSHTGLAKIEVTSFTSPKAIPNLRDAEEVMRGIQRVAGVEYTVLVPNVKGCERALSCEVDEINLVMSASDTHGLANLRMTPEQSLAQFAEIIEVSRGSGVFINASLSTTFGCPFEGEVPEARVYELTERLLEIGVQGVTLCDTTGMADPAQVERICRESLQRWPEAVFTAHFHNTRGMGLANALAALNAGIDRFDASLGGLGGCPYAPGASGNICTEDLVHMFQRMGLDTGVNLDALLDAAATLPGLIGHDVPGAILKAGKSDRRYPKPKWMQEAGL from the coding sequence ATGAGCAAACGCCTCTACATCCAGGACGTCGCCACCCGTGACGGCTTCCAGATCGAAGCTTCCTTCATCCCCACTGAAGACAAAATCGCCCTGATCGACCGCCTGTCCCACACCGGCCTGGCGAAGATCGAGGTCACCTCCTTCACCTCGCCCAAGGCCATCCCCAACCTGCGCGATGCCGAAGAAGTGATGCGCGGCATCCAGCGCGTGGCTGGCGTGGAGTACACCGTGCTGGTGCCCAACGTGAAGGGCTGCGAGCGCGCACTGTCCTGTGAGGTGGACGAGATCAACCTGGTCATGTCGGCCAGTGACACCCACGGTCTGGCCAACCTGCGCATGACGCCGGAGCAGTCGCTGGCGCAGTTCGCCGAGATCATCGAGGTCAGCCGTGGCAGCGGCGTATTTATCAACGCGTCGCTGTCGACCACCTTCGGTTGCCCCTTCGAGGGCGAGGTGCCCGAGGCCCGCGTATACGAGCTGACCGAGCGCCTGCTGGAGATCGGCGTGCAGGGCGTGACCCTGTGCGACACCACCGGTATGGCCGACCCGGCCCAGGTCGAGCGCATCTGTCGTGAATCGCTGCAGCGCTGGCCCGAGGCGGTGTTCACCGCACACTTCCACAACACCCGTGGCATGGGCCTGGCCAATGCCCTGGCGGCATTGAACGCGGGCATCGACCGTTTCGACGCCTCACTTGGCGGTCTTGGCGGCTGCCCTTACGCCCCAGGTGCCAGCGGCAATATCTGCACCGAGGATCTGGTGCATATGTTCCAGCGCATGGGCCTGGACACCGGCGTGAACCTCGATGCCCTGCTCGACGCAGCCGCCACCCTGCCCGGTCTGATCGGCCACGATGTACCGGGCGCCATCCTCAAGGCCGGCAAATCCGATCGCCGCTATCCCAAGCCGAAGTGGATGCAGGAAGCCGGGCTCTAA
- a CDS encoding TRAP transporter substrate-binding protein encodes MFKLTAKALACAAILSCTGLAQAADEPILIKFAHVVADNTPKGQGALLFKKLAEERLPGRVKVDVYPNSSLFGDGKEMEALLLGEVQMLAPSLAKFEQYAKPVQIFDLPFLFDNMEAVDRFQASPEGRGLLTSMEDKNITGLAYWHNGLKVMSANKPLREPSDARGLKFRVQASAVLEEQFKAVRANPRKMSFAEVYQGLQTGVVNGTENTWSNYYSQKVHEVQKYMTESDHGLIDYMVITNTKFWKGLPDDVRSELETIMAEVSVEVNKQADDLNRKAKQDIAKAGTTEIIELTPQQRAEWREAMRPVWKKFEQEIGAKLIQAAEKSNQQ; translated from the coding sequence ATGTTCAAACTCACCGCCAAGGCGCTGGCCTGCGCCGCCATCCTCTCCTGTACCGGCCTGGCACAGGCGGCCGATGAGCCCATCCTCATCAAGTTCGCCCATGTAGTGGCGGACAACACGCCCAAGGGACAGGGCGCGCTGTTGTTCAAGAAACTGGCCGAGGAGCGCCTGCCAGGGCGGGTCAAGGTCGATGTCTACCCCAACTCCTCGCTATTCGGTGATGGCAAGGAAATGGAGGCACTGTTGTTAGGCGAGGTGCAGATGCTGGCGCCGTCGCTGGCCAAGTTCGAGCAGTACGCCAAACCGGTGCAGATCTTCGACCTGCCGTTTCTGTTCGACAACATGGAGGCGGTCGATCGCTTCCAGGCCAGCCCCGAGGGCCGCGGCCTGCTGACCTCCATGGAAGACAAGAACATCACCGGCCTGGCCTACTGGCACAACGGATTGAAGGTGATGTCGGCCAACAAGCCGCTGCGCGAGCCGTCCGACGCCCGTGGCCTGAAATTTCGTGTGCAGGCTTCGGCGGTGCTCGAGGAGCAGTTCAAGGCGGTACGGGCCAACCCGCGCAAGATGAGCTTCGCCGAGGTCTACCAGGGGCTGCAGACCGGCGTGGTCAACGGCACCGAGAACACCTGGTCGAACTACTACAGCCAGAAGGTGCACGAGGTGCAGAAGTACATGACCGAGTCCGATCATGGCCTGATCGACTACATGGTGATTACCAACACCAAGTTCTGGAAGGGCCTGCCGGATGACGTGCGCAGCGAGCTGGAAACCATCATGGCCGAGGTCTCCGTCGAGGTGAACAAGCAGGCCGATGACTTGAACCGCAAGGCCAAGCAGGACATCGCCAAGGCCGGTACCACCGAGATCATCGAGCTGACCCCGCAGCAGCGCGCCGAATGGCGTGAAGCCATGCGCCCGGTGTGGAAGAAATTCGAGCAGGAGATCGGTGCCAAGCTGATCCAGGCGGCGGAGAAGTCCAACCAGCAGTGA
- a CDS encoding HpcH/HpaI aldolase/citrate lyase family protein, translated as MNHSIIRTALFVPASRPERIPKALAVGADAVIVDLEDAVQESLKVEARAHLDAFLTANPEARLLVRINAPEHAGHGADIELCARHAGVIGVLLPKVECAAQVARVAACGKPVWPIIESAAGLLELPSIARASGVERLSFGALDLGLDLGLSSGSAAAERMLDQARYALLLHSRTAGLAAPLDSVFPAIEDRDGLARTARDARDMGFDGLLCIHPKQVEVVHRALLPAEEELAWARRVMTAASSGEGVFVVDGQMVDAPVLGRARRLLQRAGESPA; from the coding sequence ATGAACCACTCCATCATTCGTACCGCGCTGTTCGTGCCAGCCAGTAGACCCGAGCGCATTCCCAAGGCGCTCGCCGTGGGCGCCGACGCGGTCATCGTCGACCTGGAAGACGCCGTGCAGGAAAGCCTGAAGGTCGAGGCTCGTGCTCATCTCGATGCCTTTCTCACGGCCAACCCCGAGGCCCGTCTGCTGGTACGCATCAACGCGCCGGAACATGCCGGTCATGGCGCCGATATCGAGCTGTGCGCACGCCATGCCGGAGTCATAGGCGTGCTCTTGCCCAAGGTGGAGTGCGCCGCTCAGGTAGCCCGCGTTGCGGCTTGTGGCAAGCCGGTTTGGCCGATCATCGAGAGTGCTGCGGGGTTGTTGGAGTTGCCGTCCATTGCACGGGCCTCGGGCGTCGAGCGGCTGTCCTTTGGCGCGCTCGACCTTGGGCTGGACCTGGGCCTCAGCAGCGGCAGCGCCGCGGCCGAGCGCATGCTCGATCAGGCTCGTTACGCCCTGTTGCTGCATTCGCGCACGGCGGGCCTGGCGGCGCCACTGGACAGTGTGTTCCCCGCCATCGAAGACCGCGACGGTCTGGCCCGTACCGCACGTGATGCCCGCGACATGGGCTTCGACGGTTTGCTGTGCATCCACCCCAAACAGGTGGAGGTCGTCCATCGCGCGTTGCTCCCGGCCGAGGAGGAGTTGGCCTGGGCGCGCCGCGTGATGACAGCGGCCAGCAGCGGTGAAGGTGTCTTCGTTGTCGACGGCCAGATGGTCGACGCCCCGGTGCTGGGCCGCGCCCGACGACTGCTGCAACGCGCTGGCGAGAGCCCAGCCTGA
- a CDS encoding CaiB/BaiF CoA transferase family protein — protein sequence MNNAQQIRPLDGITVVSLEHAIAAPFCTRQLADLGARVIKVERPGSGDFARGYDERVDGLASHFVWTNRSKESLTLDLKQDDAMQVLDSLLSKADVLVQNLAPGAAARMGLSFEALHERFPQLIVCDISGYGEGGPYEQKKAYDLLIQSEGGFLSVTGGPGEEEMAKAGCSIADIAAGMYAYTGVLSALMLRGKTGLGSRVDVSMLESLVEWMGYPLYYAYDGATPPPRAGAAHSTIYPYGPFPAGDGGTVMLGLQNEREWQAFCEKVLEQPELAGDERFSANFKRSANRSELRALIVEAFSRMSTAQVIERLEQAQIANAQVNDMAGVWAHPQLHARQRWCQVDSPSGRLPALLPPGRNNAFEPRMDAIPALGQHTDALLAELGYGVGDIQRLHQQGAV from the coding sequence ATGAACAATGCACAACAAATTCGGCCACTGGATGGCATCACCGTGGTCAGCCTGGAACATGCCATCGCTGCGCCGTTCTGCACCCGTCAGCTTGCCGACCTCGGCGCGCGGGTGATCAAGGTCGAGCGCCCCGGCAGTGGCGACTTTGCCCGCGGTTATGACGAGCGGGTCGATGGCCTGGCCTCGCATTTCGTCTGGACCAACCGCTCCAAGGAAAGCCTGACCCTCGACCTCAAGCAGGACGATGCGATGCAGGTGCTCGATAGCCTGCTGTCCAAGGCCGACGTGCTGGTGCAGAACCTCGCGCCGGGCGCCGCGGCGCGCATGGGGCTTTCGTTCGAAGCGCTGCACGAACGCTTCCCGCAACTGATCGTCTGCGACATTTCCGGCTATGGCGAGGGCGGCCCATACGAGCAGAAGAAGGCCTACGACCTGCTGATCCAGAGCGAGGGCGGATTTCTTTCCGTCACCGGGGGGCCAGGCGAGGAGGAGATGGCCAAGGCCGGCTGTTCCATTGCCGATATCGCGGCTGGCATGTACGCCTACACCGGTGTGCTCTCGGCGCTGATGCTGCGTGGCAAGACAGGCCTCGGCAGCCGTGTCGACGTGTCGATGCTGGAAAGCCTGGTGGAATGGATGGGCTACCCGCTGTACTACGCCTACGACGGCGCTACACCACCGCCGCGTGCCGGGGCCGCGCACTCGACCATCTATCCCTATGGCCCTTTCCCGGCCGGCGACGGCGGCACGGTGATGCTCGGCCTGCAGAACGAGCGTGAATGGCAGGCGTTCTGCGAGAAGGTGCTGGAGCAGCCGGAGCTGGCTGGCGACGAGCGCTTCTCGGCCAACTTCAAGCGCTCGGCCAACCGCAGTGAGCTGCGCGCGCTGATCGTCGAGGCCTTCTCGCGCATGAGCACGGCGCAGGTGATCGAGCGCCTGGAGCAGGCGCAGATCGCCAATGCCCAAGTCAACGACATGGCCGGTGTCTGGGCTCACCCGCAACTTCACGCACGCCAGCGCTGGTGTCAGGTCGACAGCCCCAGCGGCCGTCTGCCTGCGCTGCTGCCGCCGGGGCGCAACAACGCCTTCGAGCCGCGTATGGACGCCATTCCGGCGCTGGGTCAGCACACCGATGCGCTGCTCGCCGAGCTGGGCTACGGCGTGGGTGATATTCAACGCCTGCATCAACAGGGGGCCGTGTGA
- a CDS encoding MmgE/PrpD family protein translates to MSTHTQQLAAFLADLNYEQIPEHVLNRTEDLFLDWLGSALASEGARPIPLFEAYAQKMGPADGPARILVNGRGTSAYFAALVNGASSHLVEQDDLHNSSVLHPATVVFPAALAAAQDLGKSGRELLLASVAGYEAGIRIGEFLGRSHYRIFHTTATVGTLAAAVAVGKLLNFDQQQFMHLLGNAGTQAAGLWEFLRDAADSKQLHTAKAAADGLLAAYFTAQGLTGAQNILEGEQGMAAGMSNDANPAALSDRLGSRWALVETSFKFHASCRHTHPAADALLDLMQREGLRHGDIAQVVTHVHQGAIDVLGRVVVPQTVHQAKFSMGTVLGLIAVHGKAQLTEFANLSLTDADVAAFRDKVSMRLDPEVDGAYPARWLGRVEVVTVDGRTLHGAIDEPKGDPGNSLSRAELEDKFRRLLAFAGKRSSDEAGVLIERVWRLRETDDLSHLA, encoded by the coding sequence ATGAGCACACATACTCAGCAACTCGCCGCATTCCTCGCCGATCTCAATTACGAGCAGATTCCCGAGCACGTACTGAATCGCACCGAAGACCTGTTCCTCGACTGGCTCGGTTCGGCTCTTGCCAGCGAGGGCGCGCGGCCGATCCCGCTGTTCGAGGCCTACGCACAGAAAATGGGCCCGGCCGATGGCCCAGCGCGCATCCTGGTCAACGGGCGCGGCACCTCGGCGTACTTCGCCGCGCTGGTCAATGGCGCCTCCTCGCACCTGGTCGAGCAGGACGACCTGCACAACAGCTCGGTTCTGCACCCGGCCACCGTGGTCTTTCCGGCGGCCCTGGCCGCTGCGCAGGATCTCGGCAAGTCCGGTCGCGAGCTGCTGCTGGCCTCGGTCGCCGGCTACGAGGCGGGCATCCGCATCGGCGAATTCCTCGGTCGCTCGCACTACCGCATCTTCCACACCACGGCGACGGTCGGCACCCTGGCCGCCGCCGTGGCCGTGGGCAAGTTGCTGAACTTCGACCAGCAGCAGTTCATGCATCTGCTCGGCAATGCCGGCACCCAGGCCGCCGGCCTCTGGGAGTTCCTGCGTGACGCCGCCGACTCCAAGCAGTTGCACACCGCCAAGGCAGCGGCTGATGGCTTGCTCGCCGCCTACTTCACCGCGCAGGGCCTGACCGGCGCGCAGAACATTCTCGAAGGCGAGCAGGGCATGGCTGCGGGCATGTCCAACGACGCCAATCCAGCCGCGTTGTCCGACCGTCTCGGCAGCCGCTGGGCGCTGGTGGAAACCTCGTTCAAGTTCCACGCCTCGTGCCGTCACACTCATCCGGCTGCCGATGCGCTGCTCGACCTGATGCAGCGTGAAGGTCTGCGTCATGGCGATATCGCTCAGGTCGTTACTCATGTGCACCAAGGCGCCATCGATGTGCTCGGCCGCGTGGTGGTGCCGCAGACCGTGCACCAGGCCAAGTTTTCCATGGGCACGGTGCTCGGCCTGATCGCCGTGCATGGCAAGGCGCAGCTCACCGAATTCGCCAACCTGTCGTTGACCGATGCCGATGTCGCCGCCTTCCGCGACAAGGTCAGCATGCGCCTCGACCCCGAGGTCGATGGTGCCTATCCGGCTCGCTGGTTGGGCCGGGTCGAGGTCGTCACGGTCGACGGCCGCACCCTGCATGGCGCCATCGACGAGCCCAAGGGCGATCCCGGCAACAGCCTCAGTCGCGCCGAGCTGGAAGACAAGTTCCGTCGCCTGCTGGCCTTCGCCGGCAAGCGCAGCAGCGATGAGGCGGGTGTGCTGATCGAGCGGGTCTGGCGCCTGCGCGAGACCGATGACCTGAGCCACCTGGCCTGA
- a CDS encoding acyl-CoA dehydrogenase family protein, translating into MNHNNNEELNAIREGVRALCAEFPAEYWRKIDEEKGFPEAFVTAMTEAGWLSAMIPEEYGGSGLGLAEASVILEEVNHCGGNSGTIHGQMYNMFTLLRNGSEEQKRYYLPKLASGELRLQSMGVTEPTTGTDTTKIKTTAVKKGDKYVINGQKVWISRVQHSDLMILLARTTPLAEVQRKSEGMSIFLVDLREAIGNGLTVQPIANMVNHETNELFFDNLEIPASSLIGEEGKGFRYILDGLNAERTLIAAECIGDGRWFIEKSAQYARDRVVFGRPIGQNQGVQFPIAEAHIEIEAADLMRWRACEEYDAGRNAGAAANMAKYLAAKASWEAANACLQTHGGFGFANEYDVERKFRETRLYQVAPISTNLILSYVAEHLLELPRSF; encoded by the coding sequence ATGAACCACAACAATAACGAAGAACTCAATGCGATCCGTGAAGGCGTGCGCGCGCTCTGTGCCGAATTCCCCGCCGAATACTGGCGCAAGATCGATGAGGAGAAGGGTTTCCCGGAAGCCTTCGTCACGGCCATGACCGAGGCCGGCTGGCTCTCGGCGATGATCCCGGAAGAGTACGGCGGCTCGGGTCTGGGGCTGGCCGAGGCCTCGGTGATCCTCGAAGAGGTCAACCACTGCGGCGGCAACTCCGGCACCATCCACGGGCAGATGTACAACATGTTCACTCTGCTGCGTAACGGCAGCGAGGAGCAGAAGCGCTACTACCTGCCCAAGCTGGCCAGCGGCGAGCTGCGCCTGCAGTCGATGGGCGTCACCGAGCCCACCACCGGCACCGACACCACCAAGATCAAGACCACCGCGGTCAAGAAGGGCGATAAGTACGTCATCAACGGCCAGAAGGTATGGATCTCGCGCGTGCAGCATTCCGATCTGATGATCCTGCTGGCGCGTACCACGCCACTGGCTGAGGTGCAGCGCAAGTCCGAAGGCATGTCGATCTTCCTGGTCGACCTGCGCGAGGCAATCGGCAACGGCCTGACCGTGCAGCCGATTGCCAACATGGTTAACCACGAGACCAACGAGCTGTTCTTCGACAACCTGGAAATCCCCGCCAGCAGCCTGATCGGCGAAGAAGGCAAGGGGTTCCGCTATATCCTCGATGGCCTCAATGCCGAGCGCACGCTGATCGCTGCCGAGTGCATCGGCGACGGTCGCTGGTTTATCGAGAAGTCCGCGCAGTACGCCCGCGATCGCGTGGTGTTCGGCCGGCCCATCGGGCAGAACCAGGGCGTGCAGTTCCCCATTGCCGAGGCGCATATCGAGATCGAGGCCGCCGACCTGATGCGCTGGCGCGCCTGCGAGGAGTACGACGCCGGGCGCAATGCAGGTGCTGCGGCCAACATGGCCAAGTACCTGGCGGCCAAGGCCAGTTGGGAGGCGGCGAACGCTTGCCTGCAGACCCACGGTGGCTTCGGCTTCGCCAACGAATACGACGTCGAGCGCAAGTTCCGCGAGACCCGCCTGTACCAGGTGGCGCCAATCTCCACCAACCTGATCCTGTCGTACGTGGCCGAGCACCTGCTCGAGCTGCCGCGCTCTTTCTGA
- a CDS encoding FAS1-like dehydratase domain-containing protein, producing MSDSAFSAWIGRSEEVHDQLSRNLVKRIAATFGEVTPAHGEALPPLWHWAFFQEPVAENGLGEDGHPARGGFLPPADNRNRMWAGGRVEFIQPLRVGGEASRVSTIKHIEEKHGRTGALLFVTVQHDYLQDGQLAIREKQDIVYREPSPPKTSSGEPLIAGDWREAVTPSSTLLFRYSAVTFNGHRIHYDWPYVTESEGYSGLVVHGPLIATLSLRAFCRANPHARLRRFAYRGLRPLIAPQPFEVGGRLLGEGQAELWAGNEAGLAQRADVQFD from the coding sequence ATGAGTGATTCTGCTTTTTCCGCCTGGATCGGTCGTAGCGAAGAAGTCCACGACCAACTCAGCCGCAATCTGGTCAAGCGCATCGCCGCCACCTTTGGTGAAGTCACGCCTGCCCATGGCGAGGCGCTGCCGCCGCTGTGGCACTGGGCGTTCTTTCAGGAACCGGTCGCCGAGAATGGTCTGGGCGAGGACGGTCATCCGGCCCGTGGGGGCTTCCTGCCGCCGGCGGACAACCGCAACCGCATGTGGGCCGGGGGGCGTGTCGAGTTCATCCAGCCGTTGCGCGTGGGCGGCGAAGCCAGCCGGGTATCGACCATCAAGCACATCGAGGAAAAGCACGGGCGCACCGGCGCACTGCTGTTCGTTACCGTGCAGCACGACTACCTGCAGGATGGCCAACTGGCCATCCGCGAAAAGCAGGACATCGTCTACCGCGAGCCCAGCCCGCCCAAGACCAGCAGTGGCGAGCCGCTTATTGCCGGCGACTGGCGTGAGGCAGTCACGCCGTCCAGCACCCTGCTGTTTCGCTACAGCGCCGTGACCTTCAACGGCCATCGCATCCACTACGACTGGCCCTACGTCACCGAAAGCGAAGGCTACAGCGGCCTGGTGGTACACGGCCCATTGATCGCCACCCTGAGCCTGCGTGCCTTCTGCCGCGCCAACCCGCATGCGCGCCTGCGCCGCTTCGCCTATCGCGGCCTGCGCCCGTTGATCGCGCCGCAACCCTTCGAGGTGGGCGGGCGTCTGCTGGGCGAAGGCCAGGCCGAGCTGTGGGCCGGCAACGAAGCCGGCCTGGCACAACGCGCCGACGTGCAATTCGACTGA
- a CDS encoding LysR family transcriptional regulator → MHFDLPDLRLFIHIAESPSLTQGARKAFLSPAAASARIKALESQLGSRLLYRDSRGVELTPAGQRLLQHARLIMRQVDYLKSEFTEYGTDAAGHIRIFANTTAVTEFLPEVLAGFLAERPGVTVDLQERLSRDIVRGVLDGAADLGIIAGPVQAPGLQVLHFSTDRLVLAVPLGHALAQRQSVSFNDTLAYQHIGLHEGSTLLSFLREQVEKLGGSLALRIQVSSFEAICRMIEGGVGIGIIPESAARRHSRTMQLVILQLDEAWAVRERSMLVRELDALPGSVRALIDRLNQGV, encoded by the coding sequence ATGCACTTCGATCTGCCCGACCTGCGCCTGTTCATCCATATCGCCGAGTCCCCCAGCCTGACCCAGGGCGCGCGCAAGGCGTTTCTCTCGCCGGCCGCTGCCAGTGCGCGGATCAAGGCACTGGAAAGCCAGCTCGGCAGCCGCCTGCTGTACCGCGACAGTCGCGGTGTCGAGCTGACCCCGGCCGGCCAGCGCCTGCTGCAGCACGCGCGGCTGATCATGCGTCAGGTGGATTACCTGAAGAGCGAATTCACCGAATACGGCACCGATGCCGCCGGGCATATCCGCATCTTCGCCAACACCACGGCAGTGACCGAATTTCTCCCCGAGGTGCTGGCCGGCTTTCTCGCCGAACGCCCGGGCGTCACCGTCGACCTGCAGGAGCGCCTCAGCCGCGACATCGTTCGTGGCGTACTCGATGGCGCGGCAGATCTGGGCATTATCGCCGGCCCGGTGCAGGCGCCGGGGCTGCAGGTGCTGCACTTCAGCACCGACCGCCTGGTGCTGGCCGTCCCCCTGGGCCACGCGCTGGCACAGCGGCAATCGGTGAGTTTCAACGACACCCTTGCCTACCAACACATCGGCCTGCACGAGGGCAGCACCCTGCTGAGTTTTTTGCGCGAACAGGTGGAAAAGCTCGGCGGCAGCCTGGCGCTGCGCATCCAGGTATCGAGCTTCGAGGCGATCTGCCGGATGATCGAAGGCGGCGTCGGTATCGGCATCATTCCCGAGTCGGCCGCACGTCGGCACAGCCGCACCATGCAGCTGGTGATCCTGCAACTGGACGAAGCCTGGGCGGTGCGCGAGCGCAGCATGCTGGTGCGCGAGCTGGATGCATTGCCGGGGAGCGTGCGGGCGCTGATCGACAGGCTGAATCAGGGCGTCTAG